In the Acidobacteriota bacterium genome, ACCTGACGCACGTTGCCTCCGAAGGCCTCACCGGCCATCGGATCGTCAAGGCGTTTCGCGCGGAAGGGCGCGAGGGCGCGAGATTCGCCGCTGTCGGCGAGAAGCTGTATCGCACGAACATGCGGATCACGGCCGCGATGTCGGCATTGCCGCCGCTGATGGAGTTCATCGGTGGGCTCGGGGCGGCGGGTGCCGTGTGGTACGCCTCCGTCAAGATTGCCAATATCGACCCACTCACCGGACGTGGTGACCTGACCACGGGCGAGTTCATGTCGTTTCTTGGAACGGCGTTTTCGATGTACGGTCCCATCAAGAAACTCAGTCGTGTGAATGCGGGACTCCAGCAGGCGATCGCCGCGGCACAGCGCATCTTCGAAATGCTCGACACCCACTCCGAAGTAAAAGAGCGGCCCGGCGCAGCGCCATTGCCGCCCCTGCGCTCCTCGGTGGAGTTTCGCGACGTGGGATTCGCCTACGACGACACGCCCGACAAACACATCCTGCACCATGTGTCGTTCACGGCACGGGCTGGGCAGGTCGTGGCGCTCGTGGGGCTGAGCGGCGCGGGCAAAACCACGCTCGTGAATCTCATTCCGCGTTTTTACGATGTCACTGAGGGCGCGCTGCTCATCGATGGTGTGGATGTGCGCGACGTGACGTTGGCGTCGCTGCGGGGGCAGATTGCCCTGGTGACGCAGGAGAACGTGCTGTTCGACGACACGATCGCGACAAACATTGCGTACGGCGCCCCGCACGCGTCGCGCGACGCGATCGAAGCGGCCGCCAAAGCGGCGCACGCGCACGACTTCATTCTGGAGGTCGAGGGCGGCTACGAGGCGCGCATCGGCGAACGGGGGCAGCGGCTTTCGGGCGGACAGCGCCAGCGGCTGGCGATTGCCCGGGCGATCCTGACAAACGCACCCATCCTCGTCCTCGACGAAGCCACCTCGGCGCTCGATTCCGAGTCGGAGCAGGCCGTGCAGGCCGCGCTCGTCAACCTGATGCGCGATCGGACGACGTTTGTGATTGCACACCGGCTTTCGACCGTGCGCCACGCGGATCTCATCGTCGCGCTTGAGGATGGACAAGTGGCCGAGTTGGGCACACACGATACCTTGATCGACCGCGCAGGCGGCGTGTACGCGCGGCTGCACGCACTGCAGATGCTGGATGAGCGGGAGGAGACACATTGATTCGATCGATGACAGGCTTTGCCTCAGTCAGTCGTGAAGAGGCGGGGCAGCGGGTGAGTGTGACCGTGAAGTCGGTCAATCATCGATTCCTGGATGTGCAGGTGAAGATGCCGTCGGCGCTGGCGGCCGTGGAGGCGCGCCTCAAGGCGATGGTGCAGCAGCGGCTGACGCGCGGACGCGTGGAAATCGCCTTGTCGTGGGATCAGGTGGACGACACGCCGCGCGAG is a window encoding:
- a CDS encoding ABC transporter ATP-binding protein — protein: MNEFRRLLGYAKPFRGRLALAVLAMLVYAAGSVGLMLIVRLIFDLLTRLETQQLPVVTANQVAVALIAAFAIKGLGAYFSSYLMTEVGQRVVMDLRNRLFRHMLNQSAAFFSRRTSGQLISRITNDVSQVQTAAAETVADLIRESITVVGYAALLFYLDASLAVLCVATVPLVVYPLVRLGQRVRSTTRLSQEQQEHLTHVASEGLTGHRIVKAFRAEGREGARFAAVGEKLYRTNMRITAAMSALPPLMEFIGGLGAAGAVWYASVKIANIDPLTGRGDLTTGEFMSFLGTAFSMYGPIKKLSRVNAGLQQAIAAAQRIFEMLDTHSEVKERPGAAPLPPLRSSVEFRDVGFAYDDTPDKHILHHVSFTARAGQVVALVGLSGAGKTTLVNLIPRFYDVTEGALLIDGVDVRDVTLASLRGQIALVTQENVLFDDTIATNIAYGAPHASRDAIEAAAKAAHAHDFILEVEGGYEARIGERGQRLSGGQRQRLAIARAILTNAPILVLDEATSALDSESEQAVQAALVNLMRDRTTFVIAHRLSTVRHADLIVALEDGQVAELGTHDTLIDRAGGVYARLHALQMLDEREETH